GGGAGAGCCTTCTGTGGAGGAAGCACTGCCGGAGCACATGATCTTTGCGGCCCCAAAGAAGAAACGGGAGGATGAAGAAGTAACAATTCAAGCGGTCCCGCAAAAGCTAAAGAAAACTATACCAAGTACATCTAAGACGATGTCGGCGACACTTGACTTAACCTTATCGGTGGACTCGCAAGCCTCATCCCCGTCAAAGTCAATGCCCAGTGTTAAAAGCCTCACTGATGCGATTTCCCTGGGAAGCGTCATAAGAGATCCAGACTTGTTGATGCTCATTCTCAAGGCACTGAAGTGGCCGGTGACATCGGAAAATTGCGATGAGCAAATGACACGTTTAAAGAGTTCTAAGTTCGCTGTTATTATGTCTGACAACAATCTCCTACAAGACACGGATCTGACTCAACTTTTAGGCCCGTATTTGGCCCCCATGCTGCCGGTTGTCCAGCAACAAGATCAGAACTCACTTCCTTCAGCTATCTTGTCCACACCTACGACCACTTCCACGCAGGCGGCAAAAGACGTTCTGAAGCTGGCTGACTTATCCAGCGCAATGCCTTACAAACTACCACCAGAAACGTCGGTTCAGTTAGTGCCTTCCAGTCCCACAGAGCAGGAGCCACCGCCACCACTGCGACACAAGAAGGCTGTTAGCGTTTCAACGGTGAAACGTCATCAACGAAAGATGCGTGTTCGCGATTTACCGGCTGGAGACAAGTCGACCTCGTCAACTTCAAATGCAGCTCATGTAAGCAACGAATTGTCAAATATCAATGCTATGCTTATTTCGCAATTCGGATCAAATCCGGCCGATGCGCTGAACGAGGCGCTTATCTCATTGCttaagcaacagcaacacgaaTCGAAAGATCAGCGTAATGCTCGCCGGCGTCGTAGTGTTTCATGCAGTGTAGTTAATTTAGAAGATATTGTACTGGTCGAGCCACAACCGCCGCTGGAAGCCGATCCAGAGGTTGTGGTACAAGTCGAGGACAACCACTTATCACCGCAAGCCCAACCAGCAATAGCTGCAGGATTACGACGAATTACGAAAAGGCGCAAGACCGTTACTCGGGCTCCAAAGCAGTCTGAATCCGTTGTGCCTAAAAAGAGCGAACCACCGAGTCCAAAAGATATATGTCCCAGTAAAGAACCAATTGTGCCAAGGCAGTCGAAAAAAATGGTAACTGAGGGAGAACCGTCAAGTAAAGAACTTACAAATGATCCGACCCAGGCACCTACGAGCACCGTTCCGGAATCCACATGCGATCCCAATCCTATAGCCACAAATGCAGAGAAGCATCCTAAAGTGGCTGAGTCCGGCCCAGATAATGGAGCCAGTGAGGATACCGATGATGGAAAAGCTGGTTCGGTAAGCAATCGCAAGTCGGAAGTAAAGGCTGTGCTCGGCCAGAAGCTTCTGGAGGCTATTGGTCTCCCTCAGATGGGAAAGGACGTTGCGCCTGAGAGCTCGCGCGATACCCTCAGAAGTGCGCTAAAACGCTCTATAAAACAGGCTCAGGAACAACAGCGTCAGCTAAAGCGGGGCAAACATGAAGAACCTGTGAAACAACTGGCCGATTCTACGACTAAGCTAAGTGCGGCCGAATCTGCAGATGAGCATAAGAAAGCCATTGCCGAACGAGAGCTTGCCCTGTTGAGTCGTGGTTCAAAAGCTGGGGAAGAAAACAAGATTTCCGTTAAAGAGtgagttttacattttattatatggatttaaaattcaattttttaccGAATTTTCAGTGACAAGTCGGAGCGGACTGATGTCAGTTCATCCTCATCACGAAACCGCCGAAGCCGTAAATCGAAGACGGATGCCACAGTCGAGGATTCTGGcgatgaagaaaaaaaaactaataggTGGGATGAAGATGACGACTTGCCATTGAAGACAGATACAGAAAAAGCTTCAGAACggagtagcagcagcagcagcaatcgcCCGACCCGCACAAGCAAAACCTTATCAAAGTATTATAAGGGTCCATCTCCTAAATCGCAGCATGCAATGGGTACGCGCTCAACACGGCAGCGCTGAAATATTCTTTGCcgaaaaattttgtttcacgTATGAAATatgtgaatttattttttgaaaatttaaaatacatagcCTAAATCCCTTCATGATACAAATTTAACTGTGTACAATGTacacacacattttaaaactattttagttttattaacaCTAAGATAAACAATGTGTGGAGATCACAAACCGTACTGAGTCAAGAATAGTGCAACTATTTAAAACGTAAGAAGTTGTCGTGTACtcttattttggttttattcagCACTTATGTActtcttgaatttttgtatttataaaaagtacCTTCTAGActctgaaaactgaaaagctAGAATATGCTTTTAAAAAGCAGAATGGAAAATATGTGAAGTTTATTGGTTTACACACTAGTAATAGACTATTATTTAAGCTGTTcagttttaatattaattagagTTTGCTTTCAAGCCGTTTGCAATGAATTTGTAGCGACAACAGATAATGTACATACAGTGATGAACTTAATTCTTGGCACACTTGGCATCTTGGACTTTAGGTTCAATTTTCTCCGACtaatatatgaataaaaaaatttaaaaaaatttgtttatgtaaAGGCCACATTTtactgtttaaataatttggtttcatatttatatttcttaagactaattttttaaaactcaaaaacgaaaaaatgagCCTATTCTGCCCGAACAAAATTCGTGGCACACTTGTGTTGTATTTAACTATTTCGCTAAAACTTAACCGATTTgactcattttttttgctaaatcCGCTAGGCCTCAGTTGTCTAGATGGCATATTGCTAAATTTGTATCcttaaatcgttaaaataacttaattttaactaaaaacgGTTATAAAAAAGTATGTTAAATGCCAATACCCATATCTGTgcgaaaaacaatattttaagggCAGGATCAGGGTCAATCATATGCTAATACTAGGAAATATGAGCCCAGAAGTTGTTTTTACCATTCGGATCCTTTTACGGCGTTTTAAAGGACTCTCACTGTGCAAAAATGCAAGGCACACATCCTGACCCATGGGTTTAAGAGGCCAGGGAAGCGAAAGGATCAAGAAAAAGGATAATGTCAACCCTTAGATTTTATAAGCACAGATCGAAGTTTAGGATAGGAAGGACTTTTACAAGGATATTCAACCAACGGACATTTTAAAAGCCCTGTAATGTgccaactaaatttttttgcagctagaaaatattcatttattttgaaggTCAACTTTCCGAGTCCTTAAGTCTATGGAAAGGATTGGTATAGCACCTGATAAagtaaaaaggttaaaaaagcCGATTGGGATACTAAAGTATCCCTTTTTGTATCCTAAATGTTTATATTGGTGGCCGTTGAAATCACTTAATTTTTTCTAGCtgcaaaaaaatttagttggcACATTATAGGGCCTTTAAAATGTCCGTTAGTTGAATATCCTTGTAAAAGTCCTTCCTATCCTGAACTTCGATCTGTGCTTATAAAATCTAAGGGTTGACATTATCCTTTTTCTTGATCCTTTCGCTTCCCTGGCCTCTTAAACTCATGGGTCGAGCTGTGTGCCTTGCATTTTGGCACAGTGAGAGTCCTTTAAAACGCCGTAAAAGGATCCGAATGGTAAAAACAACTTCTGGGCACATATTTCCTAATATTAGCATATGATTGACCCTGATCCTgcccttaaaatattatttttcgcaCAGATATGGGTATTGGCATTTAACATACTTTTATATAACCGTCTTTAgttaaaattaagttattttaacGTTTTAAGGATTCAAATTTAGCATTATGCCCTCTAGACAACTGAGACAAAGCGGATTTAGCAAAAAAATTTAGTCAAATCGGTTAAGTTTTAGCGAAATAGTTAAATACAACACAAGTGTGCCAAGAATTTTGTTCAGGCAGAAtaggctaattttttcgtttttaagttttataaaattagtcttaagagatataaatatgaaaccaaattatttaaacagtaAAATGTGgcctttatataaacaaattttgtttaatttttttattcatatattaGTCGGAGAAAATTGAACCTAAAGTCCAAGATGCCAAGTGTGCCAAGAATTAAGTTCATCACTGTATATAATGTTTATcataatgtacatatataatgTTTATCATGGTACTGCAAATTGAACAATTTAGACCCGTTTTCGTATTCATGTTACACAAAAATAGTTTGTAATTATTCGGTTGACAAACTGATTTAAGAAAATGGGCCTTTACTGAAAAATGTTACGTATACTTTATTTCTTTGAgctaaaacaaatatattttatttccttttgtaAATGCGGCTTCCAATCTATaagataaaatgtataaacatTTGTTTTACTTAACCAAAACAATTAGTACATCTCcgtcataaaataaaaatgttcatgCTGATGTATGAACGTATATCTACGAATGTACACTCAAACCACACCGCCGTGACTGAGTCAACCGACTCATTTGATTTGATGAGAATGTGCAAAGCGAAATATCAGTTCAAAAAGCCTCGCGACGGGTAGCGGTTGCTAGAATTCAGCAAagctaaatatatttagctTTAGCTCACTGTTTCTCGGAATGAAGGAAATGTTCTACCAGTGCGATATTCCATAAAAactattgttttatttatgtgcTAGCATCCATCTTGTGATTCTGTGCAAAGCCTTATCAGTGAACAATTGATAAGAGCTGAGATTATAATATCGTTAAGCCGTTCAGCTCTACTCTGCCGAAATCAATTTGCTCCGGAGGTCAAGATGAGTTGCTGCTGTGGAAAACGAAAACGTGGCGAGGAAGAGACCTATCAGAGGTTCAATAACGAGGATGTAAGTTGCTGGACATTTCTGTTAGCCTCGCCAAATTTATGGTTCATTATTAGTCACAAAAAGCCCCACCACTGTTATCGAAACTGACAGACAACGCACGAACTGATATAGAGATAcgtatatgtgtatatacaGGCACCCACGCATAGCTATATTTGTGTGCGTGGACAACGCATGTTATCAGAATCGAAAAAGCTATTTTGGGGTCgataaaagttttaaactaTAGGTGGCCTCGGTCAGACCggcataaaatcaaattcagaACAGTGCGCGCACAAATAACGGCAATAGGCACACGTAATTGGCGTCTGAAATACCCTGCTGACAGTAAACATCTCATCTCGTTCATCAAGTACCCGCTGAATTCCAcccagagagcgagagagagccgGAAAGAGCGTAAGCTTGTTCAGAATCGCATCTGCATCGGGTAAAATCGCTAACCCCATGTATATTTTGTTAGTATGACGGCAATAATACTCCTGGTCTGCCACTCCGTTCGCGAACTCGTCGATCTCTCAGATGCGCTGTGGCAGAACGCCTTTAATATCGAGCAAAGTTTAA
The genomic region above belongs to Drosophila takahashii strain IR98-3 E-12201 chromosome 2L, DtakHiC1v2, whole genome shotgun sequence and contains:
- the dbr gene encoding neurofilament heavy polypeptide, whose translation is MDAQFEHLCRICAANTKSKTNSVVESVFIFKTQGLRDKISRHLYLNVAEDDPLPKVLCKSCYRQVEATASLSNIAKHTQLVFRDFLLSNLPKNAREAAAARISVPPPAPQVPALNEDNQAQIDEFRPIMLTRVPETTITVSKPQAGGRPQEELVVASKGREAAASSGIGKAPGTVKSNVTPTRRNSVFLDTRYGSAPMSIAQRSMQHVPSLVPLNFEPSASNATKKTPDTKLSPAGVINFIQTHGRITGNVPVSGKDDNTGISHRADTKNATTSTVSPISNVGSVGMPNLSSNVFQQKSRNLKNTLNNIKAMRSGQVSLLKSAQNRTPVEDIRPLVTTTLVPQYGGEPSVEEALPEHMIFAAPKKKREDEEVTIQAVPQKLKKTIPSTSKTMSATLDLTLSVDSQASSPSKSMPSVKSLTDAISLGSVIRDPDLLMLILKALKWPVTSENCDEQMTRLKSSKFAVIMSDNNLLQDTDLTQLLGPYLAPMLPVVQQQDQNSLPSAILSTPTTTSTQAAKDVLKLADLSSAMPYKLPPETSVQLVPSSPTEQEPPPPLRHKKAVSVSTVKRHQRKMRVRDLPAGDKSTSSTSNAAHVSNELSNINAMLISQFGSNPADALNEALISLLKQQQHESKDQRNARRRRSVSCSVVNLEDIVLVEPQPPLEADPEVVVQVEDNHLSPQAQPAIAAGLRRITKRRKTVTRAPKQSESVVPKKSEPPSPKDICPSKEPIVPRQSKKMVTEGEPSSKELTNDPTQAPTSTVPESTCDPNPIATNAEKHPKVAESGPDNGASEDTDDGKAGSVSNRKSEVKAVLGQKLLEAIGLPQMGKDVAPESSRDTLRSALKRSIKQAQEQQRQLKRGKHEEPVKQLADSTTKLSAAESADEHKKAIAERELALLSRGSKAGEENKISVKDDKSERTDVSSSSSRNRRSRKSKTDATVEDSGDEEKKTNRWDEDDDLPLKTDTEKASERSSSSSSNRPTRTSKTLSKYYKGPSPKSQHAMGTRSTRQR